The region TTCTTCGGGAGCCATTATTCCTCCGCAAAGAATAACCGCCGGCCAGCTAAAAATTCAGATTGTTGAAGGACGTTTAGAAGAGATTGAAATTGTTGGAAACCGTCGCCTCAGGTCTAACTATATTCGCCGCCGCCTAGCCTTAGCCGGGTCTGCTCCGCTCAATATTAACCGCTTATTGGAAGGAGTACAACTGTTACGCCTCGATCCGTTAATTGAGAACATTTCTGGGGAACTGCAAGTAGGGAATAGCCCAGAAACTCGCCGACTGGTGGTTACCGTCACGGAAGCCGATAGTTTTACGATTAGCACGAATCTCGATAATGCGCGCGTTCCGAGCGTAGGCACCTTTCGCCGACAACTGCTGGTTGAGGAAGGTAACTTAACTGGCTTAGGGGATAGAATAACGGGGATTTATACAAACACGGACGGGAGTAGTATTTTTGATTTCAACTATATATTACCCCTGAATGCCAGTAATGGAACATTGAGTGCTGGGTTTGGTATCGGTCGCAGCCGTATTATTACGGAGCCATTCGATCGCCTGGGAATTACCTCAGCATCTACCTACTACAGACTCAGTTATCGCCAACCGTTGATTCTTACGCCTCGACAGGAATTTGCCTTTGGATTAACGTTTTCTTGGCAAGACAGTCAAACAGAGTTAGATATCGATGATATTGGACCGTTCCCCCTCTCTCCCGGAAGTGACGATCGCGGCAGCACGCGCATTGCTGCCATGCGTTTTTTTCAAGAATGGACAACCCGGAGCGAACGGCATGTTTTGGCATTGCGATCGCAGTTAAGTGTCGGTTTGAACGAATTGTTTAACGCCAGCAGCAACCCCGAACCTCCCGATAATAATTTTTATACGTGGCGCGGACAAGGTCAGTGGGTGCATCTGCTGGCTCCCGATACGGTCTCTGTTGTCCGTGGCGATATCCAACTGGCCGATCGCCCTCTGGTTCCGTTGGAGCAAATTGGACTGGGGGGAGCAACAACCGTGCGGGGATATCGTCAAGAGGCCCTACTAACAGATAATGGTGCCCTGCTCTCGGCAGAAGTGCAAATCCCCGTGGTGCGAGTACCTGCTGTGAGCGGAATTTTGCATCTCATTCCCTTTGTCGATTTTGGGGTAGGGTGGAACGAACGAGATTTAGACCTGGAAGAGAATCTGTTGGTCGGAACCGGTTTGGGGTTATCTTGGCAGATGAGCGATCGGTTTACAGCCAGAATAGACTGGGGTATTCCCCTCACCGACCTGTCGTCTGATGGCGATAGTTGGCAAGAAAACGGCATTTATTTTTCTATCTTCACCAAATTTTAGGGGATACTGTCTGCACTGGGAAGGTGGGAGTTACTCCTGTCTCTCCCCTTCACCAGCACTGCAGTTTTTGCGATCGCTAACCATCCCAGTTACGATACAGTTCTTCGGCATAAACCATAATGTCTTCATTAGGCAGACGAATTTTCGACTGTTCTCTGGGATATAAATATTCAAGACACTCCACATCTTGTTCCACGACAATTCTCGCTGTATTCAATAGAGAGTCTTGCATGACTGATTTCAGTTCTGGATCCCTAAACTTTGCATAGAGTAGGATAAATGTTTTGGTTCTACTCTCTGTCTCGGGATAGAGAACATGACCTTGATATGTTTCAACATCAGGTGAAACTAAGCAAAAGAACTGAGTGGATGGAAAAATATATTCGAGAACGTTATTCATCACGTCTGGAATTGCCCCCAGTATCGGATTTTTCGCAATTTCATCGAGGGTATAGTCATCTTTCTCTACCCTTTGCGAGACCTTGGCATAAATGCCCTCTTTAACCAAGAACTTTGACTGGCAAGATTTAACTTTGAAAAACTCGCGGTGAGTCCCATTCTGGTGATTGTGGTCGTAATTAATCATCAGACTCCTGAAAAAATCACGGTCAATACTCCTTTGAGCTGTTACTCCCAAAAATTCATACTCGGAGGCAACGTTTTGATGTAATTCAGGAATCGGAAGCCGAGGCTCGAATCCTCCATAAGTCCAGATCAAATCGCCATTAATGATTAAATCTAAAGGTTGAGCCAACGGCAGAGAACTTAACTTTCTTTCTCGTAACAAATGCCCCGCTCCATCAAACTCTAAAGCATGAAATGGACAAGCAATAGTATTGCGCTCTGCACAAATCCAACCCTTATCTAACGGAGCTTGCATGTGGGGGCAAACGTTATTGAGTGCAAAGACCTCTCCAGACGAATTTTGCCAAAGCACGTAATCTTGACTGTTGAGAGTGAGTTTATAGGGACGATTAATACCCAGCATTGATTTATGCGCGATTAGCCACGGCGCACCAGGAAGAACGGGTTGCATAACTTATCATCTTTAACTAAACATCTGTTCAGTTAAGTTAAACACTTGTTTAATTATCTTGTCAAGTGCTGGCAGGGGAGATTGGGTTTAGGCTGGATAGGATAGTCTGTTTGCTAAAATGCCGGAAATCATGCCACAACGCTCCCGTCCGACTGTAAAGAAAGAAAAATCCAGCCGCAATCCGGAAATCACCAAGGCAAATATCCTTGCGGCTGCAACAGAAGAATTTGCACAGTATGGTTTGTCGGGCGCGCGAACAGAGGCGATCGCGACTCGCAGCGGCGTGACCAAAGCAATGCTCTGTTACTACTTTAAAAATAAGGAAAACCTTTATCGCTCGGTTTTACAGCAGTTGGTTGATGAGATCGATCGCGCTTTTCAACCGATGGATTGGGAAAGTTTATCTCCAGATCGCGCATTAGAGGCTGTTGTCCGAAACTATATCGGATTTGAAGCGAGCAATCGCTGCCATGGAATGCTGTGGTTTCAGGAAGCGATTCAGAATCAAGGGCGCTATGGCGCAAAGACAGGATGGCAAAACGGCTTTCAAACCATTGTGGCAATTTTAGAACGAGGAATGGCTGAGGAAATATTTCGACCGGTCGATCCGTTTCTCACAGCCATTAATATCTTGGGGGTTTGCTCGTTTTACTTCGATGCTCATGAAAACTTAAAGTATCTGGACTCTAGTAAGGAACTGATGAGTGCAGAGATGGTGGAGCAACAAACCGAAATAGCAGTTAATTTTATTCTGGCGGGGATTGCTGCTCAATGATGAAGAATTTGAAGAGTTGTGCTCTATTGACCAGGGACAAGCGCTATCTCTCGCAGAAGAAAGGGAAGAGACAGAATTCAAAGCTAAGCCTCATTCCCTTTCTTTCTCTTAGTTGGCGATCGCAATTTAAGCGTTAACCAGAGATTCTTGAGTTTGGAAAAAGCGATCGCGAATACTATCGGAAATTTGCGGTGGCATGAGACCTAAATCTGCTTTCGACTGATCGGGAGTCGCATGATCGACGAGTTTGTCGGGAACGCCAAAACGCTGCAGGGGAACGACAACATTAGCATCCATTAATGCTTCGGCGATCGCAGAACCAAATCCTCCCATTAAACACCCTTCTTCCATGGTAGCGACCTTACCAATTTTTTCGGCTAAAGGTAAGATTAACTCCGTATCCAAAGGCTTGACAAACCGAGCATTAATTACTGTCGTTTCGATGCCGTGTTCGTTCAACAGTTCCGCCACTTGCATGGCAGGATGAACCATAGAACCATAAGCGACTAACAGCAAATCGTCACCGTGACGCAAGATTTCTCCTTTACCGATTTCCAGAGGTTCCCAGCCTTCTTCCATCAAGGGAACGCCATAACCGCTGCCGCGAGGATAGCGCATGGCAATGGGACTATCCATATGCTCAATTCCGGTCACAATCATCCGTTGCAGTTCGCCCTCATCTTTCGGCGCCATAATGGCTAAATTGGGCAAGCAGCGCAGATAGGCGATATCGTAAAGTCCTTGGTGGGTGGGGCCGTCTGCTCCAACAATTCCGGCTCGATCTAAACAGAAAAAGACGGGCAAGTTTTGGATGCAAATATCATGAACGATCTGGTCGTAACCTCGTTGCAAGAAGGTGGAATAAATGGCAGCAACCGGGCGCATTCCTTCGCAAGCTAATCCAGCAGCTAAGGTAACTGCATGTTGCTCGGCAATACCAACATCAATATATTGTTTCGGGAGTTTGGCTTGCAGTTTATTCAAACCCGTCCCCGTAGCCATGGCTGCGGTAATGCCGATAATTTTCGGATTATTTTCGGCGAGCTGCGTCAGGG is a window of Roseofilum casamattae BLCC-M143 DNA encoding:
- a CDS encoding Rieske 2Fe-2S domain-containing protein, whose amino-acid sequence is MQPVLPGAPWLIAHKSMLGINRPYKLTLNSQDYVLWQNSSGEVFALNNVCPHMQAPLDKGWICAERNTIACPFHALEFDGAGHLLRERKLSSLPLAQPLDLIINGDLIWTYGGFEPRLPIPELHQNVASEYEFLGVTAQRSIDRDFFRSLMINYDHNHQNGTHREFFKVKSCQSKFLVKEGIYAKVSQRVEKDDYTLDEIAKNPILGAIPDVMNNVLEYIFPSTQFFCLVSPDVETYQGHVLYPETESRTKTFILLYAKFRDPELKSVMQDSLLNTARIVVEQDVECLEYLYPREQSKIRLPNEDIMVYAEELYRNWDG
- a CDS encoding ShlB/FhaC/HecB family hemolysin secretion/activation protein; translated protein: MLDPFKIYKNIGFSVAAIVLLNVVEITSFTDRKSDPIMGGAIARAEPPDSLLPIESSGIQISQRVSPPIPQPPLPSEPLPPPEEILIPTEPPEELDITPPEGETIFFIESFEIEGNTVFSDLEITEALSAFIGRELTFVELLEIRSIITALYADEGYVSSGAIIPPQRITAGQLKIQIVEGRLEEIEIVGNRRLRSNYIRRRLALAGSAPLNINRLLEGVQLLRLDPLIENISGELQVGNSPETRRLVVTVTEADSFTISTNLDNARVPSVGTFRRQLLVEEGNLTGLGDRITGIYTNTDGSSIFDFNYILPLNASNGTLSAGFGIGRSRIITEPFDRLGITSASTYYRLSYRQPLILTPRQEFAFGLTFSWQDSQTELDIDDIGPFPLSPGSDDRGSTRIAAMRFFQEWTTRSERHVLALRSQLSVGLNELFNASSNPEPPDNNFYTWRGQGQWVHLLAPDTVSVVRGDIQLADRPLVPLEQIGLGGATTVRGYRQEALLTDNGALLSAEVQIPVVRVPAVSGILHLIPFVDFGVGWNERDLDLEENLLVGTGLGLSWQMSDRFTARIDWGIPLTDLSSDGDSWQENGIYFSIFTKF
- a CDS encoding TetR/AcrR family transcriptional regulator, with amino-acid sequence MPQRSRPTVKKEKSSRNPEITKANILAAATEEFAQYGLSGARTEAIATRSGVTKAMLCYYFKNKENLYRSVLQQLVDEIDRAFQPMDWESLSPDRALEAVVRNYIGFEASNRCHGMLWFQEAIQNQGRYGAKTGWQNGFQTIVAILERGMAEEIFRPVDPFLTAINILGVCSFYFDAHENLKYLDSSKELMSAEMVEQQTEIAVNFILAGIAAQ